A stretch of DNA from Leptotrichia sp. oral taxon 215 str. W9775:
CAGCAGTTCCACTATTAGCAACAACATTCCAAGCTGTAGTATCTTTAATTTTCTGTACTCCGGCAGGATCCAGATTATCTAATTTTTTTGTTGCCGCATTATCTATTTTATCCTTAACATCTTGCTTAAGTTCCATTGTAATTGTGTTTCCTGCAGCAGTTGATGTTAAGTATGTTCCATCCCCTTTTACAGTAAGTGTCTGGTCATGAAGACGTACATCTGCTCCTCCAGAAGTAGTATTTCCTGCTATTTTAAGGTTTGTAGACTTTAACTGAGCTACGTTTACTGCATCAGTATCTTCCTTACCTGCAGCAACTCCTGTAATTTGACGAGTTTTATTTGCACCGTCTCCAACAGATACTGCTGCCATATTAGCAGTTTTAGCAGTTCCTGCAAGTCCTGAGTAAACATTTGAACGGCCATCAGCCATATCAAATCCTGTTACACCTGCAGCTGTAGTTGCTTTAGATTCACTTCCAAGAGCAACTCCGTTTGCTACAGTTGCACTTGAATCTTTACCTATAGCAACTGCATTAGTTCCTGCTGAACCTACACTTGCTTTTGTACCAAATGCGATAGAACTTTCAGCCTGTGCTTTTGCGTTTGCACCTATTGCTGTAGCTCTAGCCGCTGTTGCCTGAGTATTGTCTCCTCTTCCTTGTTCCAATGTAGCTGTGTTGGCATTTGTAATACCCCCGATTGCGATAGCCTGTTCGTGAGTAGCGTCAGAAGCGGCTCCGACTGCGATACTTCCTCCTAATCCACCATCAGCTGTAGAACCACCTCTTGCTGCAACCCCTAAAGCAACTGATCCTGTTGATATTGTGGAAGATTGTCTACCACTACTTATAGAGTTATCTCCTTTTGCGTATGCTCCTACACCTGTTGCGATAGATGAAGTTCCTTCAGCATTAGAAAAGTAACCTAAAGCAAGACTCAGGTTTTTAGAACGGGCTCCTACCCCCATACTCATTCCCTGATAATCAGAGTATGAATTTGCCCCTATTGCAATACCTTGTGTTCCGACATAACTTGGATCAGCATAGATATTGTTTTGTGCAAGGCTAGTACCCATGTATGTACTGTTATCATCATTTTTATAACGGCCAATTGTTGAACCGGAATTGTTTGTAGTATTATCAACTTTAGCTTCGTGTCCTATTGCTACTGAACCTTCTGAATTAGTACTTGCCTTATTACCGATTACAACACTGTTTTTACCAGTTTTTGTCCATTGGGTAGGTGCACCTGAATTCATAACCTGTTCCGTAGTTTTTGCCCCATTACCTACAACAACAGCATTTTCTGATGTAACAGTTGCACTAGCGTTTGGTCCTATAGCTATTGAGTTTGTAGCTAAAGCTCCTTTATTATCTGCGTTTCCTGTTTCTGTAGAATTTATTGATACGTATTTAAATCTGTCCTGTAAAGTTTGAGCTACTGAATATAACTGCGATCCGTTTATCGCATCAGTAGATGTTGCACTGATGTTACCTGCCGCAACATTTTTAATTTGACGGTTAAATGTACCATTTTTACCTATTGAAACAACATCTCCAACTTTTGTACCGCTTCCACCGGCGAAATTGTTATATGTAACTCCGTTTATTGTTACGGAAGTTTCCTGTGTACCTGTAGCATTAGCTGTAGTTGCCCCTCCTCCAATAGCAACAGAGTTGTCAAGATCAGCTACTGCACCTGTCCCTACAGCTGTTGCATTTACTTTGTTAGCCTTGGACATAGTACCGATAGCAAGTGATAAATCCCCTGATATTGATTTAACACCAAGGGCTACTGCACCACTTCCTGATTTTGTTGCATTAAAACTTGTAATATCCCCAGGTGCCACTCCAGCCAGATCACTCATTGCTGTTGAAAGGCTAGCGGTTTTCGAACCTGAACCTAATGTATACGTTACTGATTTAGCAGCAGCTTTTTGAAGATCATCTCCCCCTATTGCTATGGATGAATGTCCTTCAGCTATAGTATCTCCCCCTATTGCTATAGATTGATCCCCTTTTGCCCAGGCTCCTCCACTGTCACCGTATTTACGAGCACCTGCATCTCTTGTTGTTC
This window harbors:
- a CDS encoding Hep/Hag repeat protein; the encoded protein is MSRKKKEERKTQKGKFKNKLCFLAAAVAAGTITTEDKKLYGGNVCTVRVTGVTTGNPTTLGSAPGTDAIACGDAAIANGMSAIATGKGSFTGYNKAVAIGENATALRESDVAIGAGAGLYNQGLNAKTLPNTASKTRGYNVIIGANAMVGDDNNTSVHTSQGIAIGGSGTTRDAGARKYGDSGGAWAKGDQSIAIGGDTIAEGHSSIAIGGDDLQKAAAKSVTYTLGSGSKTASLSTAMSDLAGVAPGDITSFNATKSGSGAVALGVKSISGDLSLAIGTMSKANKVNATAVGTGAVADLDNSVAIGGGATTANATGTQETSVTINGVTYNNFAGGSGTKVGDVVSIGKNGTFNRQIKNVAAGNISATSTDAINGSQLYSVAQTLQDRFKYVSINSTETGNADNKGALATNSIAIGPNASATVTSENAVVVGNGAKTTEQVMNSGAPTQWTKTGKNSVVIGNKASTNSEGSVAIGHEAKVDNTTNNSGSTIGRYKNDDNSTYMGTSLAQNNIYADPSYVGTQGIAIGANSYSDYQGMSMGVGARSKNLSLALGYFSNAEGTSSIATGVGAYAKGDNSISSGRQSSTISTGSVALGVAARGGSTADGGLGGSIAVGAASDATHEQAIAIGGITNANTATLEQGRGDNTQATAARATAIGANAKAQAESSIAFGTKASVGSAGTNAVAIGKDSSATVANGVALGSESKATTAAGVTGFDMADGRSNVYSGLAGTAKTANMAAVSVGDGANKTRQITGVAAGKEDTDAVNVAQLKSTNLKIAGNTTSGGADVRLHDQTLTVKGDGTYLTSTAAGNTITMELKQDVKDKIDNAATKKLDNLDPAGVQKIKDTTAWNVVANSGTA